Part of the Toxorhynchites rutilus septentrionalis strain SRP unplaced genomic scaffold, ASM2978413v1 HiC_scaffold_147, whole genome shotgun sequence genome is shown below.
tctaattcaataccttccttccttccttttttcttcattatactcgttcgacgctcagatcgacAAGCGCCTGTGCTTTCGTCAGTAACTTTCTTTCCCATTAACCAACATGACTGGACGCGGCAAGGGAGGCAAAGGACTCGGTAAAGGAGGAGCAAAGCGTCATCGCAAGGTACTGCGTGACAACATCCAGGGTATCACgaaacccgctatccgtcgtctAGCCCGCCGTGGGGGCGTCAAACGTATCTCTGGTCTGATTTACGAAGAAACCCGAGGAGTGCTGAAGGTATTCCTGGAGAATGTTATTCGTGACGCTGTCACCTACACCGAACATGCCAAGCGTAAAACAGTGACTGCTATGGATGTCGTATACGCGCTGAAACGTCAGGGACGTACCCTATA
Proteins encoded:
- the LOC129781545 gene encoding histone H4; this encodes MTGRGKGGKGLGKGGAKRHRKVLRDNIQGITKPAIRRLARRGGVKRISGLIYEETRGVLKVFLENVIRDAVTYTEHAKRKTVTAMDVVYALKRQGRTLYGFGG